Proteins encoded by one window of Arachis hypogaea cultivar Tifrunner chromosome 1, arahy.Tifrunner.gnm2.J5K5, whole genome shotgun sequence:
- the LOC112802183 gene encoding putative Myb family transcription factor At1g14600, with protein sequence MSDDEELEEKNNNEAKEEEEEDNNEEEGNSTNPSSNSTTSRERKRGSGVRQYVRSKMPRLCWTPNLHLSFVHAVQRLGGQERATPKLVLQLRNVRGLSMVHVKSHLQELIDFLKETGL encoded by the exons ATGAGTGATGATGAGGAATTGGAAGAAAAGAATAATAATGaagcaaaggaggaggaggaggaggataacAATGAAGAAGAAGGGAATTCAACAAACCCAAGTAGCAACAGCACAACATCAAGAGAAAGGAAGAGAGGGAGTGGTGTGAGACAATATGTGAGATCAAAGATGCCAAGGCTTTGTTGGACTCCTAATCTTCATCTCTCCTTTGTCCATGCTGTTCAGAGGCTTGGAGGTCAAGAAA GAGCAACACCTAAATTGGTGCTTCAGCTAAGGAATGTCAGAGGCCTAAGCATGGTTCATGTCAAGAGTCACTTGCAG GAGTTAATTGATTTTCTGAAAGAAACTGGGCTGTAG